One part of the Salmo salar chromosome ssa28, Ssal_v3.1, whole genome shotgun sequence genome encodes these proteins:
- the LOC106589683 gene encoding p53 apoptosis effector related to PMP-22 has translation MFRCGIAYPRCRWIVPLLLLFAIIFDIIAIAANSGWVEDEGAKSHYASMWTQCRGRNDNWDCKSLMEFSWAQAVAALMIIGLIILIIAFIISCIALCCTLNISLLPVIGALLFITVVIQFIALIIYPVKFNDLIFEGHYDYTWAYGFGWGATILTIGCGILFCCLPRYEDELTGLAKTKYIYTSA, from the exons ATGTTTCGCTGTGGAATTGCGTATCCAAGATGCAGGTGGATCGTACCACTTCTTTTGCTTTTTGCGATTATATTTGATATTATTGCCATTGCTGCTAACTCGGGATGGGTTGAGGACGAGGGTGCAAAGTCCCACTACGCAAGTATGTGGACCCAGTGTCGTGGGCGTAATGACAACTGGGACTGCAAATCTCTCATGGAATTCT CTTGGGCCCAGGCTGTGGCAGCTCTAATGATCATCggcctcatcatcctcatcatcgctTTCATCATCTCCTGTATCGCCCTCTGCTGCACCCTCAACATCAGCCTGCTGCCCGTCATTGGGGCCTTGCTCTTCATCACTG tggtcattcagttcattgccCTCATCATCTACCCAGTCAAGTTCAATGACCTGATCTTCGAGGGCCACTATGACTACACCTGGGCCTATGGCTTCGGCTGGGGGGCCACCATCCTCACCATCGGCTGTGGGATCCTCTTCTGCTGCCTGCCTCGCTACGAGGACGAGCTCACAGGCCTCGCCAAGACCAAATACATCTATACATCAGCTTAG